A portion of the Saimiri boliviensis isolate mSaiBol1 chromosome 1, mSaiBol1.pri, whole genome shotgun sequence genome contains these proteins:
- the S100Z gene encoding LOW QUALITY PROTEIN: protein S100-Z (The sequence of the model RefSeq protein was modified relative to this genomic sequence to represent the inferred CDS: substituted 1 base at 1 genomic stop codon), protein MLTQLETAMDTMIRTFHRYSSKEGDRFKLSKGELKLLLQQELTEFLSCQKDPQLVDKIMQDLDANKDNRVDFNGFVVMVAALTVACNDYFVEXLKEKGK, encoded by the exons ATGCTCACCCAGCTCGAGACGGCCATGGACACCATGATTAGAACCTTCCACCGCTATTCTTCCAAGGAAGGGGACAGATTCAAGCTCAGCAAGGGGGAACTGAAACTGCTCCTGCAACAAGAGCTCACGGAATTCCTCTCG TGCCAAAAGGATCCCCAGTTAGTTGATAAGATAATGCAGGACCTGGATGCCAATAAGGACAACAGAGTGGATTTTAATGGATTCGTGGTCATGGTGGCAGCTCTGACAGTTGCTTGTAATGATTACTTTGTAGAATAattgaaggagaaaggaaaataa